In Prescottella soli, a genomic segment contains:
- a CDS encoding DUF2613 domain-containing protein encodes MAKFLVPGIASAAIGAVVGAGAVLGVTAAAQDNTLPNIDRSGNANSSILNQVEYGSR; translated from the coding sequence ATGGCGAAGTTCCTTGTCCCCGGCATTGCCAGCGCCGCGATCGGTGCAGTCGTCGGCGCGGGCGCGGTGCTCGGCGTCACGGCGGCGGCTCAGGACAACACGCTTCCCAACATCGACCGCTCCGGCAACGCCAACTCCTCGATCCTGAACCAGGTTGAATACGGCAGCCGCTGA